One window from the genome of Cryobacterium sp. GrIS_2_6 encodes:
- a CDS encoding bifunctional glycosyltransferase family 2/GtrA family protein: protein MTRSAALALDVVVPVYNEQQTLARSIRVLHAYLTDQFDEPWRITIANNASTDNTAAIADSLTAELPGVHAVHLVEKGRGRALKRVWLASPAAVVAYVDVDLSTDLRALPPLVAPLLSGHSDVAIGSRLSRGSRVTRGGKREFISRSYNALVRTTMGVEFSDAQCGFKAMRRDVAQRVLPLVEDNGWFFDTEMLIIAERAGLRIHEVPVDWIDDPDSRVDVVGTAADDLKGLVRVAHSLVTGRIPVDEIYAELGRPPFEPPTPPTPPTFLGQVLRFGVIGVLSTIAFALLYLVLQYVMPAQLANFLSLLITAIANTWANRRLTFGVRGRRSAVKHQAQGLVIFGLAWLVTSGSLLVLHLVRADAGPQTEIIVLTAANLLATVMRFVLLRLWVFRSQRTPAPTRTKPRTSRDEVTSRDEPSRRDAPARQEVTSS from the coding sequence ATGACCCGATCAGCAGCTCTCGCCCTCGACGTCGTCGTGCCCGTGTACAACGAACAGCAGACCCTCGCGCGCAGCATCCGTGTGCTGCACGCGTACCTGACCGACCAGTTCGACGAACCCTGGCGCATCACCATTGCGAACAACGCCAGCACCGACAACACCGCCGCGATCGCCGACTCGCTCACGGCCGAACTGCCGGGCGTCCACGCCGTGCACCTCGTCGAGAAGGGCAGGGGCCGGGCGCTCAAGCGGGTCTGGCTCGCCTCGCCCGCCGCAGTCGTCGCATACGTCGACGTGGACCTCTCCACCGACCTCCGCGCGCTCCCGCCGCTCGTCGCCCCGCTGCTCTCCGGCCACTCCGATGTCGCCATCGGCAGCCGGCTGTCGCGCGGGTCCCGCGTCACCCGCGGCGGCAAGCGCGAGTTCATCTCCCGAAGCTACAACGCCCTCGTCCGCACGACGATGGGCGTCGAATTCAGCGACGCCCAGTGCGGCTTCAAGGCGATGCGCCGCGACGTCGCCCAGCGGGTGCTCCCCCTCGTGGAGGACAACGGCTGGTTCTTCGACACCGAGATGCTCATCATCGCCGAGCGCGCCGGGCTCCGGATCCACGAGGTGCCCGTCGACTGGATCGACGACCCCGACAGCCGGGTCGACGTCGTCGGTACCGCCGCCGACGACCTCAAGGGCCTGGTCCGGGTGGCGCACTCGCTCGTCACCGGCAGGATCCCCGTCGACGAGATCTACGCCGAGCTCGGCCGACCGCCGTTCGAGCCGCCGACCCCGCCGACCCCGCCGACCTTCCTCGGCCAGGTGCTTCGGTTCGGCGTGATCGGCGTGCTGTCGACCATCGCGTTCGCGCTTCTCTACCTCGTGCTCCAGTACGTGATGCCGGCCCAGCTGGCCAATTTCCTGTCCCTGCTCATCACCGCGATCGCGAACACCTGGGCCAACCGACGCCTCACCTTCGGCGTGCGCGGGCGGCGAAGCGCGGTCAAGCACCAGGCGCAGGGCCTCGTGATCTTCGGCCTGGCCTGGCTCGTGACGAGCGGATCCCTCCTCGTGCTGCACCTTGTCCGAGCGGATGCCGGGCCCCAGACCGAGATCATCGTGCTCACGGCGGCCAATCTCCTCGCGACCGTGATGCGGTTCGTGCTGCTGCGGCTCTGGGTCTTCCGGAGCCAGCGGACGCCGGCCCCGACCCGGACGAAACCACGCACCTCCCGCGACGAAGTGACCTCCCGCGACGAGCCCTCCCGGAGGGACGCTCCCGCCCGACAGGAAGTGACCAGTTCATGA
- a CDS encoding universal stress protein — MTAAQPNDRRQTARIVVGVDTGQPDAVVQQAAVFAEHFGAELVCAWVDTGRYVIEEHPDGSVTSLSFDPDVVDLADEALPPRLAARLAAALEGRPVAWSTRALAGDPALAIGTLADTLGAAMIVVGTRESSVRAGLQAFFSGSIAVRLAHRQHRPVVMIPLAPVPFEQRLPWEPA, encoded by the coding sequence GTGACCGCCGCACAGCCGAATGATCGCCGGCAGACCGCGAGGATCGTCGTCGGGGTAGACACCGGACAGCCGGATGCCGTCGTGCAGCAGGCCGCCGTCTTCGCGGAGCACTTCGGTGCGGAGCTCGTCTGCGCGTGGGTCGACACCGGACGCTACGTGATCGAGGAACACCCGGACGGCAGCGTGACCTCGCTCTCCTTCGATCCCGATGTCGTCGACCTCGCCGACGAGGCGCTTCCTCCCCGGCTCGCCGCACGGCTCGCGGCTGCGCTCGAAGGCCGCCCGGTCGCGTGGAGCACCCGGGCACTCGCCGGGGATCCCGCCCTCGCGATCGGCACACTCGCCGACACCCTCGGCGCTGCCATGATCGTCGTGGGTACCCGGGAGTCGAGCGTCCGAGCGGGCCTTCAGGCCTTCTTCAGCGGTTCGATCGCGGTGCGCCTCGCGCATCGCCAGCACCGGCCGGTCGTGATGATCCCGCTCGCGCCGGTCCCCTTCGAACAGCGCCTGCCGTGGGAGCCCGCCTGA
- the nucS gene encoding endonuclease NucS, with product MRLVIANCSVDYAGRLNAHLPLATRLLLLKSDGSVLVHSDGGSYKPLNWMSPPCSLVEQVPDDEQTDAGITQVWTVTHAKTADQLIVSIHEVLHDSAHELGIDPGLIKDGVEAHLQKLLAEHIHLLGDGHTLVRREYMTAIGPVDILARDAAGHSVAVELKRRGDIDGVEQLTRYLELMNRDPHLAPVAGVFAAQVIKPQARMLAEDRGIRCLVLDYDAMRGLDDTQSRLF from the coding sequence GTGCGCCTCGTAATTGCCAACTGCTCCGTCGACTATGCCGGAAGGCTGAACGCACACCTGCCGCTCGCCACCCGCCTCCTCCTGCTCAAGTCGGACGGCAGCGTGCTCGTGCACTCCGACGGCGGCTCGTACAAGCCGCTCAACTGGATGAGCCCGCCGTGCTCCCTCGTCGAGCAGGTTCCCGATGACGAACAGACGGATGCCGGCATCACCCAGGTCTGGACCGTCACCCACGCGAAGACCGCAGACCAGCTCATCGTCAGCATCCACGAGGTCCTGCACGACTCCGCCCACGAACTCGGCATCGACCCCGGCCTGATCAAGGACGGCGTCGAAGCGCACCTGCAGAAACTGCTGGCCGAGCACATCCATCTCCTCGGGGACGGCCACACTCTCGTCCGCCGCGAGTACATGACGGCGATCGGCCCTGTCGACATCCTCGCCAGGGACGCCGCCGGCCACTCGGTCGCGGTCGAGCTCAAGCGCCGCGGCGACATCGACGGGGTCGAGCAGCTCACCCGGTACCTCGAGCTGATGAACCGCGACCCGCACCTGGCCCCGGTGGCCGGGGTTTTCGCCGCACAGGTCATCAAGCCGCAGGCCCGGATGCTCGCAGAGGATCGCGGCATCCGCTGCCTCGTGCTCGACTACGACGCGATGCGCGGCCTCGACGACACGCAATCCCGCCTGTTCTGA
- a CDS encoding HAD hydrolase-like protein: MNSTLTRTWSAILFDLDGTITDSAPAITNSLARTFALLGRPVPTDAELLAYVGPPLFAAFREYAGMTAEEATEAVAVYRADYHGEAMLDTAVYPGVAGLLQRVHEAGIPLALATSKPEHAAITILEHFDLARFFTVIVGASDAETRSAKADIVEEALNRLAAVGTSLSTPVMVGDRSYDAEGAAAHGVPTILVEWGYGSPAEAAAATATVYSVDQLAKLLLG, translated from the coding sequence GTGAATTCGACTTTGACTCGCACCTGGAGTGCAATACTTTTTGACCTCGACGGAACCATCACCGATTCCGCCCCGGCCATCACCAACTCCCTCGCCCGGACCTTCGCCCTTCTCGGCCGACCGGTTCCGACCGACGCCGAGTTGCTCGCCTATGTCGGCCCGCCCCTCTTCGCCGCCTTCCGTGAGTACGCCGGCATGACGGCAGAGGAGGCCACTGAGGCCGTCGCGGTCTACCGCGCCGACTATCACGGCGAAGCCATGCTCGACACCGCCGTCTACCCGGGCGTCGCCGGCCTGCTCCAGCGCGTGCACGAGGCCGGAATCCCCCTCGCCCTCGCCACGAGCAAGCCGGAGCACGCCGCGATCACGATCCTCGAGCACTTCGACCTGGCCCGGTTCTTCACGGTCATCGTCGGGGCGAGTGACGCGGAGACCCGCAGCGCCAAGGCCGACATCGTCGAAGAGGCCCTGAACCGCCTTGCCGCCGTCGGCACGAGCCTCAGCACCCCCGTCATGGTCGGCGACCGCAGCTACGACGCGGAGGGCGCCGCAGCCCATGGCGTGCCGACGATCCTCGTCGAGTGGGGCTACGGCTCTCCCGCAGAGGCCGCCGCAGCGACCGCGACCGTCTACTCCGTCGACCAGCTCGCCAAGCTCCTCCTCGGCTGA
- a CDS encoding glycosyltransferase family 39 protein: MTTQVSPRPAVSPLDARFGARFVTRLAALPRTLVRGRAGSARWERPALLGLLLATAVLYIWNLGASGWANSFYSAAVQAGSVDWTAFFYGSSDAANAITVDKPPASLWLMALSVRLFGLSSWSILVPEALMGVASVGVLFATVRRRFSAGTALLAGAVLAVTPVAALMFRFNNPDALLVLLLSLATYFTLRGIETGALKWVLWAGAMVGFGFLTKQLQAFLILPPLAAVYLYAAPHRFRTRLWHSFAALGAVIVSAGWWVAIVELVPANWRPYIGGSQTNSFLELTFGYNGFGRLTGSETGSVTGGAGGTGAVTGGMWGETGIFRLFLGEFGGQITWLLPAALLLCVAALVVLRRAPRISLRRATLLLFAGHLILTALAFSFMAGIFHAYYTVALAPALAGTFAIGASLAWMKRTALWARITAAVAMLATSAWAWVLLDRATDWLPWLKFVVAALGLVAAGLLMVPPLAAWLRRLPGKWWGRATVAIALTGALLAPVAYTLDTVSTAHTGSIVTAGPTVSGGMGGMGGGGMPGGRAGFPGGNAGGFAGGGTPPAGPPGGNGTVPNGTVPNGTTGTLPTGGRPGGAGGIMGSASVSASLAALLSVDSDSYTWIAAAIGSDSAAGYQLATQLPVMAIGGFNGSDPAPTLAEFQADVAAGKIHYFISGTTGQANGGSSASSEIAAWVAENFTAQTVDSVALYDLSAGATAAASAS, encoded by the coding sequence ATGACGACCCAGGTTTCCCCGCGCCCCGCCGTCTCTCCGCTCGACGCCCGCTTCGGCGCCCGCTTCGTGACCCGCCTCGCGGCCCTTCCGCGCACCCTCGTGCGGGGCAGGGCCGGCTCCGCGCGCTGGGAACGGCCGGCCCTGCTGGGTCTCCTGCTCGCGACAGCGGTGCTCTACATCTGGAACCTCGGCGCGAGCGGCTGGGCGAACTCGTTCTACTCCGCCGCTGTGCAGGCCGGCTCTGTCGACTGGACCGCGTTCTTCTACGGGTCCTCCGACGCCGCCAACGCGATCACCGTCGACAAGCCGCCGGCGAGCCTGTGGCTGATGGCCCTCTCGGTGCGCCTGTTCGGACTCAGTTCGTGGAGCATCCTCGTGCCGGAGGCCCTGATGGGCGTCGCATCGGTCGGCGTGCTCTTCGCCACCGTGCGCCGCCGCTTCTCGGCAGGCACGGCCCTGCTCGCCGGCGCCGTACTCGCCGTGACCCCCGTCGCCGCGCTGATGTTCCGGTTCAACAATCCGGATGCCCTGCTCGTTCTCCTCCTCAGCCTCGCCACCTACTTCACCCTGCGCGGCATCGAGACCGGCGCCCTGAAATGGGTGCTCTGGGCGGGCGCGATGGTGGGCTTCGGATTCCTGACCAAGCAGCTGCAGGCATTCCTGATCCTGCCTCCGCTCGCGGCCGTCTACCTGTACGCGGCGCCGCACCGGTTCCGCACCCGCCTCTGGCACTCGTTCGCGGCCCTTGGGGCCGTGATCGTCTCGGCAGGCTGGTGGGTCGCCATCGTCGAACTCGTCCCGGCGAACTGGCGTCCGTACATCGGTGGCTCGCAGACGAACAGTTTCCTCGAGCTGACGTTCGGGTACAACGGATTCGGCCGGCTCACCGGGAGCGAGACCGGGAGCGTCACGGGAGGCGCCGGCGGCACGGGTGCGGTGACGGGCGGCATGTGGGGTGAAACCGGGATCTTCCGGCTCTTCCTCGGCGAATTCGGCGGCCAGATCACCTGGCTGTTGCCCGCCGCGCTGTTGTTGTGCGTCGCGGCGCTCGTCGTGCTCCGCCGCGCCCCGCGGATCTCGCTCCGCCGGGCCACCCTCCTCCTCTTCGCCGGGCACCTGATCCTGACCGCGCTGGCCTTCAGCTTCATGGCCGGGATCTTCCACGCCTATTACACGGTCGCCCTTGCGCCCGCGCTCGCCGGAACTTTCGCGATCGGCGCGAGCCTCGCCTGGATGAAACGCACGGCGCTCTGGGCCCGGATCACGGCGGCCGTCGCGATGCTCGCGACAAGCGCCTGGGCGTGGGTGCTGCTCGACCGCGCCACCGACTGGCTGCCGTGGCTGAAGTTCGTCGTAGCCGCGCTCGGCCTGGTCGCCGCCGGACTGCTGATGGTGCCGCCGCTGGCGGCCTGGCTCAGGAGGCTGCCGGGGAAGTGGTGGGGCCGAGCGACGGTCGCGATCGCCCTCACCGGCGCACTGCTGGCACCCGTTGCCTACACGCTCGACACCGTGTCGACGGCCCACACCGGGTCGATCGTCACGGCCGGCCCGACCGTTTCCGGCGGCATGGGCGGGATGGGCGGCGGTGGAATGCCCGGCGGACGGGCCGGGTTCCCCGGCGGCAACGCCGGCGGATTCGCCGGGGGCGGCACTCCGCCGGCCGGCCCGCCTGGCGGGAACGGCACCGTCCCGAACGGCACTGTCCCGAACGGCACGACAGGGACGCTGCCGACCGGAGGGCGCCCCGGCGGTGCCGGAGGAATCATGGGATCAGCGAGCGTCAGTGCAAGCCTCGCCGCGCTGCTCTCGGTGGATTCCGACAGCTACACCTGGATCGCCGCGGCGATCGGGTCGGACTCGGCCGCCGGCTACCAACTCGCGACCCAACTGCCGGTGATGGCGATCGGCGGCTTCAACGGGAGCGACCCCGCCCCCACCCTCGCCGAGTTCCAGGCCGATGTGGCCGCGGGGAAGATCCACTACTTCATCAGTGGAACGACCGGCCAGGCCAACGGCGGATCGAGTGCCTCGAGCGAGATCGCCGCCTGGGTCGCGGAGAACTTCACCGCCCAGACCGTCGACAGCGTCGCGCTCTACGACCTGTCGGCGGGTGCAACGGCGGCGGCTTCTGCCTCGTAG